GGGTTTCTTCATCAAATGTGTCTTCTATCCTAAGAAACTATACTGTCTTTACAAAGTAGGGAAAGAGCTCGAATTGATTCAGACCAGAATTCTTGAAATATCTAATAGTCGTGAAAGATATGGCATCAGGCCTATTCAAGGGCTCGGAGATGGTGAAGGTTCAAGCACAACACGCGAGAAGATGCGTGAACTACGACGCTCCTCACCCTTGGTTGCCAATAAGGATGTTGTTGGTCTAGAGAAGCATGTGAGTGCTGTCATGTCAATCCTTCTGAAGGAGGACAAACGGCTTCGCGTTGCTTCAATTGTTGGTATGGGAGGCGTTGGCAAGACAACTCTTGCCAAAGAAGTTTATAACCAAACTCAAATCAGAGACAAGTTTGAAAGTCGGGCATGGCTTTATGTATCCCAAGATTATAAGCCCATGAAGACCATATTCAAGGAACTCATTTTACAACTGGCAGATCCAGAAGAAGATAAAGTGAAGATACTGAAAACGATGGACAAATTGTCCCAGGCTGGTTTGGAGGAATGCTCCTGAGGCGTTTGGAAGATACATGCTATCTCATTGTTCTTGATGACATCTGGACCACAGAAGCATGGGATCGCATTGTTAGGTCATTTCCCAACAACGGTAAGTCAAGTAGATTTCTACTTACCAGCCGGAGAAGGGAGGTTGCTTTGCATGCAGATGCCCATACTACACCCTACAAACTTGAAGTATTGAATGAAGAGGAGAGCTGGGAACTTTTTCTCAAGAAAGCACTTGCCGAGGATAGAGAATGTCCACGGGACTTGGTGGACGTGGGGAAAAAGATTCTGGAAAAGTGCGACGGCTTGCCACTGGCAATCACTGTCATGGGAGGCCTCTTGGCT
This Capsicum annuum cultivar UCD-10X-F1 unplaced genomic scaffold, UCD10Xv1.1 ctg65089, whole genome shotgun sequence DNA region includes the following protein-coding sequences:
- the LOC124893783 gene encoding putative disease resistance protein At1g50180; the protein is MVEAAVSYVTELLIDLFQRKIVFLRNVQQGVEGVRNELIRRNELIRMKYFLKDADMKQEEDEAATIRNWISEIRAVAYHAEDVIEIFIHQVESQQRQGFFIKCVFYPKKLYCLYKVGKELELIQTRILEISNSRERYGIRPIQGLGDGEGSSTTREKMRELRRSSPLVANKDVVGLEKHVSAVMSILLKEDKRLRVASIVGMGGVGKTTLAKEVYNQTQIRDKFESRAWLYVSQDYKPMKTIFKELILQLADPEEDKVKILKTMDKLSQAEAWDRIVRSFPNNGKSSRFLLTSRRREVALHADAHTTPYKLEVLNEEESWELFLKKALAEDRECPRDLVDVGKKILEKCDGLPLAITVMGGLLAGKKKQR